The Capsicum annuum cultivar UCD-10X-F1 chromosome 1, UCD10Xv1.1, whole genome shotgun sequence sequence gtccatatcactacctcaaatgtgagatagcgagactgttttcgatagacccctaactcaaaataaaacaatctaagaTAAGGAATATTAATAGTAGGAATAGTAAAAGAATAagatacaataaaaattaaacaggatacaataaaaattaaaatactcaataataccataaataagATACTCCAAATAACACACCAAAAGATACAATACTCTAAACTCaaactaaccttctaccctaatccgtcTCCTTCACAATGTCCTATACAGGGTCATGTCTTCAGTAAGCTAAAGCTTCTCCATGTCaagtctaatcacctcccttcaataattctttggtctacctctacctcacttgaaaccatccctagtcaacctctcacacctccgcactgggaCATCCGTGCTCCTCACCACATGACCGAACCATTTCAATCTCACTTCCCTCATTTTGGCTTCCACCAAAGCCGCTcctaccttatctcgaataacctcagAAAGACCTAAAATATCCCTATGAGGACTAAATTGAGATcccccttatatatatatatatatatatatatatatatatagtaatgaAATACCCAAAACGGACATGTAAACTTAACGTCAAATACACCTAGCTTAAAAAaatgttttttgttatttctttttggCCCATCTAGAAATGGGAAGGCAGCTCATTGTCACCCTTGCATACATAAGTACTCTTACAACTTGCAGATTATGATTGTATCAATACTAAAGGGTGCTCAGCAAGCAACGATACAATTCTCACAATTAAAGAACAAAAGGAACAGATATGTTGGAGAACTTCCTGCTATTGCTACTCTTTGACTTCCAGCAATTTCCTTCAAACTAGTCCAAGATTTCTTCTTTAGCTCACTCCACGACGTCTTCTCAGCATCTGTTATGGATAAACCATCCTGAGGTTCAACTTTCTTCTTGGATCCCATTctatttcttttcctctttttcgAGTCCAACAAAGAAGTGACTGCAACTATCTATATTGTAGTAGTAGGACTAGCCCAAGGATCATCTAAAACTATTTCAGATGAAACTATTACATTTGTCTTATTGTCTTTATTGGTATTACTCCCTGAACCATCAAACTGTTGATCGAACTTCTGGATTGCTGATtgagtagtgtcaactcttgcgtTATTGATACTAGTCACTACCGTATCCAAATGTTCCAAACTTTCGCAATGCTTTCGCAATGCTGATTCAGTAGGATCAACTCTTGCCTTATCGATACATGTATCCAACTGTTCAGACTTTCGGGTTGCTGATGTAGTAGGGTCAACTCTTGGAGTTTTTGGCTTGGCAAGATATAGGTCGTTCATATAGCCTCTTGGGGCTCCTCTCTTTACATTCCGATGTGAGCAGAAATGACACTCATATACAACATAGTTCTTCGGGTTAATACCAGGTGTCTTGCGGTCTTTCGtgcttttcttttgttttttcaatCCGTGTTGTACAGTAGTAGCCTGAAGGATAGATTCATACCtgcaaaatattaattaaaagttaGTAGCAAGCCTACAAAAAGAGATGAAAGGTCGAAAATGACTCACTAAACAAGAAAGAGGTCAAAACTCGAAACAATTATAAATTCAAGCAGCACAAAGCAACTTCATCCATACACTGATTTAAAATAGGAAATCAGAAGGAATAAGTTAAAAAAATGTTACATGCTCAGGAGTAATCTACTTCTTGACGATGGATTATATACTCTGCTTTTTCCAGGCAAATTCTGAACTGTTCTGAGGTACTGTCTTCACCGTACAAAGGCACGTCCCACCCTGGTTAACCATTAAAATAGATGCCTCTTTATCACAAATTATCAATTCATGATCTGATTGGAGGGAGTATGCAGGATTACTTATCCTAGATTCTTCTCAAGTATTGGATGGGATTCTTGATGACAATTAAGCTGTGATCACAAATGAACTACAAATAGCACGATGAAATTACTGCTGATTCACAAAATTGTTATTGTGTATCACCTTGTCATGAAAATAACTCATCATGACTTGAGGATCTCCACTAAATTATGTGCAGTGGAAATCATGGTGCCTGGCAAGAGAAAACCAGGAAACACTATAAGGAGCATATGCGACACATTTCACTGCTACAACTAGATAAATACAATTTCGACAAGATAACTACACAACAGAACTTGTGTTGCTGCAAGTCCTCTATATTCAGAGAAAGCTTTCAGCCATTCATGTCTTTTTTGAAACGAAGCCATTCATATGcatcttattttcattattatttatgaattatgCCCAACTTTTTAAAATTCTAGCACGCACTATTAAACATTATTCTTATGCATCCTGCAAAACAACCCCGGTTCATATAACACCACAATATCAACAAATCTGTATACATGtccaaaatcattaataaaagcaATGCCGGGATAACTTATATTggcattactaatacaccctaTTCATCATCAGTGGCGGAGTCACCTTCGACGGAAAATTGTACAATTTTTACATagtaaaagttattttttatgtatatataattgatgttgaacccccttcggttagttcgtgtgtctatattttttgattttgaacccCCTTGATGAAAATTTTGGCTCCGCCACtgttcatcatcattcttatacACCATACCAAACGACCCTAGTTCATATAACACCATAATATCAGCAAAAGTCTTTATACATGacaaaatcttaataaaaagGACAGACCAAAACCATTAAGACACGTAAATGCAGCCTTACTCCACGTTAACTGAAAAAAAAACCACTATGCGCAAGGTCCGGAGAAGGGCCCACCTCAAGGATGTATTATACGcaatcttaccttgcatttctgccagaggctctttccaaggcttgaaccgcGACCTCCAGATCACatagcaacaactttaccagttactccaacgCTCCCCTTCAAAACATAAATCACCTCACATCTAAGtaggagaaacaaaataataatccaaaaatacATAACATTACACCCATCAACTTCAGCCTACCTTTTAAGACTTTGCAGATTGTATATAATATTAAGAAGGCGGACATCATACCAGGTGGTCGCACCCTTCACTATTGAGTTTCTAGCCAGACTATGATTTTTTCAACTACCACGTATATCTATACCAGCAAGAACCAGTAAACAGTAGAAAGAACTGTATCTCTGTGCACTATCTATAACTTATCGGAGATGGTTGTGTCTAAAATGGACTGAGAAACTAGCAGACGCTTCAGTCAGCATTGCTAGTAGTAGCGCTGTTTTCAGGCTTGGTCTAATTAAATGATTTCTGGCTATCTAGAACCGGCATGTAAGCTTCAGTTGTTTTCTTTAGAATGTCGCTAGCTCCTTTATCAGCTCTTCGTGGACTTGCTAAGTTCTTCTCGACATCTTCAAACTTAGCATTGGCCAACGGTTCTGTTCCCAGAAGCATACCAAGTATTGCCGCAAGCAATACGCTCCAGCTGAGGTatggaaaagaaaaaacagaaaCAAGAAGCAGTTAGTGCAGAAATCAAAATATTTGGGGAAGAGGAAATTCCAAATGGCGTTTACACCATATTCAATCTGTTTTTCTCTTTAAATACAAGTAAAGATCCAAAAAGTGACTACATATATTTAAGAGACATAACACACAAAAAGGTCCCTATGCAAGATAAATCCCTTCAACATCTTGCATGGTGATTTAGTATAATCACAATGATGTGGTGGATTAGCCTTACCCCGAGAACAGAAAAGAACCCAAAAAGAGATCAATTACTGtcacatcatctaaacataacaTGATACAGTTTTTAAGTTCAAATCTCCTCCTCACCATTACCAACATATTTAACTCTCTATTCAGAGATGTAACAAAGACGATGTAATCAACTACAAAAGCTTTGGATGCAACAAGCAATTGCTATCATAGTAATCAGTTTCCCACCCCTTCTCACAAAAAGCaaaatgaacaataataataagagggTACAAGAAATACCCAAAAAGAAACATCATGATGTATATATGTAGCAAGTCAATCTCAAACCCCAAAGAAAAGCTGCAAGGACAAACCGAGTAATGATCTCCATGTCCAGCCTGAATAATCTCCATGAGCCACACTTTTTTTTCTGCGCATCTTTTACAACGAGCATCAGTCATCTGCGCCACAAACCAATCAGAATTGAGCAACAAGAAACAATATACTTAACCTGTGTTAAGTTTTTGTAACAAGTATTGGTCATCTGTCACACAACATGAATAGAAATGAGCAAATAAGATATGTCAAATTCAAAACACCTGCTGATAACATCATCATATCAAATATTTGCCAAAACATGATGGCCAAATTtcaaaacccctctttcaagtTATCAAGATGAACATATAATTCTTCAGAATTCTAGAGGCTCAGTACATTGAGAAGTTACATGCTTACGTTCAACTCcatcttagaaaaaaaaaaaatgctccgCAGCAAGAGAGGATTTTTTACTTGGTTACAAGAAACTATTTCTATCACATTTAGTGTATCCATACACATATCTAGTAATGAGAAATAAAAGACCAACTCTGCCACCAAAGTAGCAAACCAAAGTTTGCCCCGGTAAGTTAAACTAAAACCTGCTTAAGGAACAAAATAATGTTATAATATAAACCTGTATGGGCTCTGGCTCCTCGGGCTCCCTGCATGCTAACTCTTCTGCTGTTAAAGCTTCCTGAGATAGAAATGGAAGATAACATCAAACAAAGGAAGGTATAATCTGCTGGCACCAATTTTCCGATTccacaacagaaataagaaattaaagtttTTGTACTAACTGCTGATAATCTCCTCAAATGGCAAATACTTGTCTAAATGAAATTTTTGGGCAAGTTTAAGGGGCCGTACATTTGTTTGGCCAAAAAAATTCAGGAGATTTTTTTTAGTTAACTTTTTTATTTGTAGGaaatctccttcttcttcttcatccggTTTGAGGGGGATGCCTTTTTCACATATCAGAGAAGGAAAATACAATGTTTAATTCACAAAAAAAGTCTCGAAGGGCAAATCAAATTTTCCTTTATTGTGTGATTACTTAGGAAAATGCTAAACcgtatttttgttttcaaaatcaCCTCACTATATCCACAGCTGAACAATATTTACATTTCATGAACTCCAAACAAACCTATTCAGGTTGCACCCGGTGAATTCAAGAGGAACAAATCGATAAGTTCAACAAAGCAAGAGCTAACCAATTCAGAAATCAACagaatatatacatacaaacTACTAGGGGTCAACCATTTAAGACTATCTGCATACAAAGTCGATAAAACTTAAATCAATCCTCAAATTCAGTAAAGTTAATTCCCAGGACCCATACCTTTAGCTCATTCGGGGACATGTTCAGTATCTGAGAGGGATCCAACGCCCCTTTCAGAAGACGGCGTGCTAAGAGTGAGGTGTTCTGGCAATAAATTTACAACATAGAAAAACTGGAATATTAGAAGGTAAATACATACCTACAtcagaaaattagatgaaaattaaataaactcCATGCTCATCCCCCAATCCCCTTAAAAAAGGTACTCACCTTAAGATTGAATGTTAACTGCCTCATCTTCTGATTGTACTTCTGAAAATCAGATGAGAGGGCCTCATGTGCGGCTTTCTCTAGAGAAACTACAGCAGGGACAACACTGTCTGGCCATCGGAACACATCACCCTGAAAATAATCCAACAGAAGAAACATTTCAAGGAAAATCCGCCCGTACAACAGCAACTGTAAAAAAttctgtcaatcatcaaaataattgaaaagaaGAATTCTTACGTCAGCACTGTTGTCTAGAGACTCATTCACGTGTTTTGCAGAATCTGTGTTACCAGTAAGATCAGCAGCATCTGAGCCCCCTTTTTCTTTACCATCATTTTGTACATTATTCACAGGGTTGCAGAAATACTGAATTGATTGCAGCAATTTTTCCAGCCATTTGTCACGTTGTGTTTCACCTGTTAGGACTTTGAAGTTTGAAAGGATGATGAAGTATTCTGATGCATTACTGGCAAAACTGCCTGGAGTTTCTGCTATAGGCTGACCATATCTAGACGGTGCTTCATCGTCTCTGGTGACATCCAAAGACATCATGCACTTCTTCCTCAAAAGTCGTTTACTCTTTAATTGGTCTTCCTGACTAACAGGAGCTGCAGAATTATCCTCAGTTTCAAGGTCAGGAAGATGCCCAACTCGTGCTATAGTCTTCTGAACAAGCAGATCAGTCTCATGCTGTTTGGTATCTTCATAGTCCTCATCTGTTAACTTGAAAAGCCTCCTCTGTTCAGTGTCATATACCTTCTGAACAAAATAACCAGGATGCTCTTCCCTTCTTGGAATCTGCTTGTTTAACGGTACAAAGTGCACCACACACTTGTGCATGACCGACTTCGCCGGGATCTCATCCCGGTGAAAACTATAGAACAATTCCCTCGCGTCTCGTGATTGCCAATTTCCACCACCTCTTTTTATTGCTTCCTCAGGTCGGTAAAACCACTGTCCTGTGACCATCATGTTGCCATCCTTGGTCTGAGTAATATTCTATAAGGAGAAAATCTAATTAAGAGTTCGAAAAAGAGATTAAAAGCAATCACCCACACTACAATTAACAGCCAGAGAATAACACATCAGCAATAATTTCATGCCAAAGCTAGAACACCAGTTCAGGAAGCTgcagaaagaaacaaaaaaagaggGGGGTAGGGGGGTATTTGACTCTCCGAGAATCAGATTGCTTAACACTGGAACTATCTGAGAGAAAGGTCTCAACAGAGACTTATGACATGTTGTATTCCCTCTAGTCCTAACCGACATGCTAATCTAAGGAAAAAAAAACTCCTCCTAAAACATAGAGATTACCTGCATGTCCCCATGTCTAAATTTACAATAGATTTGATGGAAGGTGGGGGATACATGAAACACAAATGTGGCATTGTTGCATATCTTCCTCTTCCACTTCCACTTCAGTTCCTCTTCTACTTCCTACCAATCAAAGGAAATACTTACCTTACAGCAACTACACCTCCTTTTTTCGTCCAACTCTAAGACAGATTCTATATATGGAAGTGAAGGAACATATTATCTTTTTCCAGACTAGTTATTGTTCGTCTGATCTTTCCTTCTTACGCTACGATTTAATGTTGAATTGGGTTAATTTTGCAGTAGAAAGGGAAAGAGGGCAGCATGGTGCACTAAAGTTCCCGCTATGCACGAGTCCAGGGAAGGGATGGGCCACAAAGGTCTACTGAACGCAGCCTTGCCTTGCATTTTTGTAAGAGGCCGTTTCCATGGTTTGAACCCGTGACCCcttggtcacatggcaacaacttcaAAAGTTACTCTGAGGCCCCccttcaaaaaaagaaaaaagaaaagaaaaaaggcaGCCCGGTGGAAAGGATAGCCACCTAATACATAAGCTTCCGAATAAGCTAAGATTGTGCATATCTGATTACCGAAAcacaaatctttttttttggttaacaatGGTGTTAGGCCAACATGTGCTGCCCACCAAAGCACAAGCATG is a genomic window containing:
- the LOC107865167 gene encoding uncharacterized protein LOC107865167 isoform X2, whose product is MPISHVTRASNNGGGEEKTIQRECRKMKLDKEKEERPPKTKLMEVIRVTGRGKKSFYESFEYDGKHYELEDPVLLVPEAKNQKPYVAVIKNITQTKDGNMMVTGQWFYRPEEAIKRGGGNWQSRDARELFYSFHRDEIPAKSVMHKCVVHFVPLNKQIPRREEHPGYFVQKVYDTEQRRLFKLTDEDYEDTKQHETDLLVQKTIARVGHLPDLETEDNSAAPVSQEDQLKSKRLLRKKCMMSLDVTRDDEAPSRYGQPIAETPGSFASNASEYFIILSNFKVLTGETQRDKWLEKLLQSIQYFCNPVNNVQNDGKEKGGSDAADLTGNTDSAKHVNESLDNSADGDVFRWPDSVVPAVVSLEKAAHEALSSDFQKYNQKMRQLTFNLKNTSLLARRLLKGALDPSQILNMSPNELKEALTAEELACREPEEPEPIQMTDARCKRCAEKKVWLMEIIQAGHGDHYSLERIACGNTWYASGNRTVGQC
- the LOC107865167 gene encoding uncharacterized protein LOC107865167 isoform X1, which translates into the protein MPISHVTRASNNGGGEEKTIQRECRKMKLDKEKEERPPKTKLMEVIRVTGRGKKSFYESFEYDGKHYELEDPVLLVPEAKNQKPYVAVIKNITQTKDGNMMVTGQWFYRPEEAIKRGGGNWQSRDARELFYSFHRDEIPAKSVMHKCVVHFVPLNKQIPRREEHPGYFVQKVYDTEQRRLFKLTDEDYEDTKQHETDLLVQKTIARVGHLPDLETEDNSAAPVSQEDQLKSKRLLRKKCMMSLDVTRDDEAPSRYGQPIAETPGSFASNASEYFIILSNFKVLTGETQRDKWLEKLLQSIQYFCNPVNNVQNDGKEKGGSDAADLTGNTDSAKHVNESLDNSADGDVFRWPDSVVPAVVSLEKAAHEALSSDFQKYNQKMRQLTFNLKNTSLLARRLLKGALDPSQILNMSPNELKEALTAEELACREPEEPEPIQMTDARCKRCAEKKVWLMEIIQAGHGDHYSVCPCSFSLGFEIDLLHIYIMMFLFGWSVLLAAILGMLLGTEPLANAKFEDVEKNLASPRRADKGASDILKKTTEAYMPVLDSQKSFN
- the LOC107865167 gene encoding uncharacterized protein LOC107865167 isoform X3 → MMRSRLMRLLGLLEKEGGRRKHYESFEHDGNGYELEDPVLLVPEAKNQKPYVAVIKNITQTKDGNMMVTGQWFYRPEEAIKRGGGNWQSRDARELFYSFHRDEIPAKSVMHKCVVHFVPLNKQIPRREEHPGYFVQKVYDTEQRRLFKLTDEDYEDTKQHETDLLVQKTIARVGHLPDLETEDNSAAPVSQEDQLKSKRLLRKKCMMSLDVTRDDEAPSRYGQPIAETPGSFASNASEYFIILSNFKVLTGETQRDKWLEKLLQSIQYFCNPVNNVQNDGKEKGGSDAADLTGNTDSAKHVNESLDNSADGDVFRWPDSVVPAVVSLEKAAHEALSSDFQKYNQKMRQLTFNLKNTSLLARRLLKGALDPSQILNMSPNELKEALTAEELACREPEEPEPIQMTDARCKRCAEKKVWLMEIIQAGHGDHYSLERIACGNTWYASGNRTVGQC